The Bacteroidota bacterium genome has a segment encoding these proteins:
- a CDS encoding SDR family oxidoreductase produces the protein MNRLEGKTALITGGNSGIGRAIAAEFANQGAKIAIFGRNQATLDETRGAIGNGTLAIKGDVTNLGDLDKLYQETSAELGKLDILVVNAGIAKVSPLDQTTEAFFDQTNDINFKGAFFTVQKALPYLNDGASIILVSSIVNTKGFPGFSVYAATKAALRSLSRSWATELSGRNIRVNTLSPGPIETPIYDRMGLPQEALDEFATGIIQQVPLGRFGTSEEMAKAALFLASDDSSYIQGSEISADGGIAQV, from the coding sequence ATGAACAGACTTGAAGGAAAAACAGCACTCATTACAGGAGGCAACAGCGGCATTGGCCGGGCCATTGCAGCAGAATTTGCAAACCAGGGCGCGAAGATCGCCATTTTTGGTAGAAACCAGGCGACGTTGGATGAGACCCGGGGCGCTATTGGCAATGGCACACTCGCAATCAAAGGCGATGTGACCAACCTTGGCGACCTGGACAAGTTGTACCAGGAAACAAGCGCTGAACTTGGCAAACTGGACATCCTCGTTGTAAATGCCGGCATCGCCAAAGTTAGTCCACTGGATCAAACAACAGAAGCATTTTTCGACCAGACAAACGACATCAACTTCAAAGGCGCGTTCTTCACGGTCCAGAAGGCCCTGCCGTACCTGAACGATGGTGCGTCAATTATTCTGGTATCTTCAATTGTGAATACGAAAGGCTTCCCCGGCTTTTCTGTATACGCGGCAACCAAAGCTGCCTTGCGTTCACTCAGCCGTAGCTGGGCAACAGAATTATCGGGTCGGAATATCCGTGTTAATACGCTGAGCCCGGGGCCAATTGAAACGCCAATCTACGACAGAATGGGACTGCCACAAGAAGCACTTGACGAGTTTGCAACGGGCATAATCCAGCAAGTACCGCTCGGCCGTTTTGGCACGTCCGAAGAAATGGCAAAAGCAGCCTTGTTTCTTGCATCTGACGATTCATCGTACATTCAGGGTTCTGAAATTTCGGCAGATGGTGGTATTGCTCAGGTATAA
- a CDS encoding TetR/AcrR family transcriptional regulator — MARPREFDIDTALKAAMETFWLKGYTATSMADLMDAMGLQKGSIYKAFGNKHALFLSALRNYLQTAFFSLKSRMDQATTPLEAIEVFLGNAVQTCSMSPRKGCFALNTVVELGPHDDETLQCLNDHFANIRQLVTQTIQAGQAQQLMRSDTPAHELAEYLMTVQIGIVSSAKHAHSVEAKAKVAGFALAQVTA, encoded by the coding sequence ATGGCGCGACCAAGAGAATTTGATATCGACACGGCGCTGAAAGCAGCAATGGAGACTTTCTGGTTGAAAGGCTACACCGCTACTTCTATGGCTGATCTGATGGATGCCATGGGGTTGCAAAAAGGCAGTATTTATAAAGCCTTTGGCAACAAACATGCACTCTTTCTCTCAGCGCTACGCAATTACTTGCAGACTGCCTTTTTCTCTTTGAAATCGCGTATGGACCAGGCGACTACACCGTTGGAGGCCATTGAGGTATTCCTGGGCAACGCTGTGCAGACCTGTAGCATGAGCCCTCGTAAAGGATGTTTTGCGCTCAATACGGTTGTTGAACTGGGTCCGCATGACGATGAAACTCTGCAATGCCTGAATGATCACTTTGCCAATATCAGGCAACTGGTCACGCAGACGATACAGGCGGGCCAGGCCCAACAACTCATGCGTAGTGACACACCTGCTCACGAGTTGGCGGAATACCTGATGACGGTACAGATCGGCATTGTATCGAGTGCAAAACATGCACATAGTGTTGAAGCGAAAGCGAAAGTCGCCGGCTTTGCCCTTGCACAGGTTACCGCCTGA